In one window of Patescibacteria group bacterium DNA:
- a CDS encoding bifunctional 3,4-dihydroxy-2-butanone-4-phosphate synthase/GTP cyclohydrolase II, which translates to MPSINKLATITAALHDLRKGKPVVVVDDASRENEGDVQIPADCITAAWVNFMVKEARGLVCVALPGERLQALELAPMVQNNSDPFQTDFMVSVNARSGVTTGISAFDRAVTIQTLVNAITQPQDLVRPGHVFPLRAKSGGVLQRAGHTEAAVDLARLAGYVPAGVTCEILHPNGTMARLPYLIKFAQKHHFKIISIADLIAYRHKTDHTVQQIAQASIPTHLYGDWQMVLFSSATDQMQHVALVKGDVVGKKNVLVRVHSECFTGDILGSQRCDCGEQLQAALAAINQAGCGVLIYLRQEGRGIGLANKLQAYNLQDHGLDTVEANLKLGFPADLREYGTGAQMLRDLGLTSIQVLTNNPKKIIALDGFGLKVVKQVPLLTKPNRYNKKYLQTKKNKLGHLL; encoded by the coding sequence ATGCCCAGTATAAATAAATTAGCTACTATCACGGCGGCGTTGCATGATTTGCGTAAAGGCAAACCCGTGGTGGTAGTGGATGATGCCTCTCGAGAAAATGAGGGTGATGTACAAATACCGGCTGATTGTATTACCGCCGCTTGGGTTAATTTTATGGTCAAAGAAGCGCGTGGTTTAGTGTGTGTGGCTTTACCGGGCGAGCGGTTACAAGCGCTTGAGTTGGCTCCGATGGTACAAAATAACTCCGACCCATTTCAAACTGATTTTATGGTATCAGTCAACGCACGCTCTGGTGTAACTACTGGTATTTCAGCCTTTGATCGGGCGGTAACCATTCAAACCTTAGTTAATGCAATCACTCAACCGCAAGATTTAGTGCGCCCGGGGCATGTGTTTCCATTGCGCGCTAAAAGCGGTGGTGTGTTGCAGCGCGCCGGACACACCGAAGCCGCCGTTGATTTAGCCCGTCTGGCTGGATATGTACCAGCTGGGGTGACCTGTGAAATTTTACATCCTAATGGCACCATGGCGCGCTTACCATATCTGATTAAGTTTGCGCAAAAACATCATTTCAAAATTATCTCGATCGCTGATTTAATTGCTTACCGGCATAAGACAGATCATACCGTGCAACAAATTGCTCAAGCCAGTATTCCTACTCACTTATATGGTGATTGGCAAATGGTGCTTTTTTCTAGTGCCACTGACCAGATGCAACATGTCGCTCTGGTGAAAGGGGATGTGGTTGGTAAAAAAAATGTTTTAGTGCGGGTTCATTCGGAATGTTTTACCGGGGATATACTTGGTTCACAACGCTGTGATTGCGGTGAACAGTTACAAGCCGCTTTGGCCGCCATAAACCAAGCCGGTTGCGGCGTGCTAATTTATTTACGACAAGAAGGCCGGGGGATAGGGTTAGCTAATAAACTGCAGGCCTATAATTTACAGGATCATGGTTTAGATACCGTTGAGGCGAATCTAAAGTTAGGTTTTCCAGCCGATCTAAGAGAGTACGGCACCGGTGCGCAAATGTTGCGTGACTTAGGTTTAACCTCGATTCAGGTTCTCACTAATAATCCCAAGAAAATTATTGCCCTAGATGGCTTTGGCTTAAAAGTAGTTAAACAAGTTCCACTTCTTACCAAACCGAATCGCTATAACAAAAAATATCTCCAAACCAAAAAAAATAAATTAGGACATTTATTGTAA
- the ribD gene encoding bifunctional diaminohydroxyphosphoribosylaminopyrimidine deaminase/5-amino-6-(5-phosphoribosylamino)uracil reductase RibD: MESNTPEAIMHRAIRLARKGAGFVQSNPLVGSVLVHQSGKILAESFHDHWGGPHAEQKLLKNIKPPRSASLYVTLEPCCHTGKTPPCVDLIIASGIKHVVVGSIDPNPLMQGKSIRQLRRAGIKVEVGVAQTECDYLIRTFRKWITTNQPYVLGKVGMSLDAKITSGNQQRYITNQLALQRVHELRQEFSVIMVGVNTIIRDNPRLDTRLAKKKLHHPVKVILDSRLRTPPHSAALDDHTIIVCADSATMTHKRALARTGAEILEFPSDQQHGELILAELGRRGYSNVLLEGGSYVFTSFINLRAIDEFYLFMAPYLFGALRLPFTYALRHPVQLIDPVFEQLEDNILIRGYAQYK; encoded by the coding sequence ATGGAATCAAATACGCCAGAAGCTATAATGCACCGGGCGATCCGGTTAGCGCGGAAAGGAGCTGGCTTTGTGCAATCGAATCCGCTGGTGGGAAGTGTGTTAGTGCATCAATCTGGAAAAATTTTAGCCGAAAGTTTTCACGATCATTGGGGTGGACCACACGCCGAGCAAAAGCTACTAAAAAATATTAAGCCACCGCGCTCAGCTTCGCTCTATGTTACTTTAGAACCTTGTTGTCACACCGGTAAAACGCCCCCGTGTGTAGATTTAATTATCGCTAGTGGTATCAAACATGTCGTGGTTGGATCAATTGATCCAAATCCATTAATGCAGGGTAAATCAATTCGGCAATTAAGACGAGCCGGTATTAAGGTAGAAGTGGGTGTGGCTCAAACCGAGTGTGATTATCTCATTAGAACTTTTCGAAAGTGGATCACAACTAATCAGCCATATGTATTAGGTAAAGTTGGTATGAGTTTGGATGCTAAGATAACCTCGGGTAATCAACAACGGTACATTACTAATCAGTTGGCCTTACAACGCGTGCATGAATTGCGTCAAGAGTTTTCTGTTATCATGGTAGGAGTAAATACCATTATTCGAGACAATCCTCGTTTAGATACACGCCTAGCCAAAAAAAAATTACATCATCCAGTTAAGGTGATATTAGATAGCCGTTTACGTACCCCACCACACAGTGCGGCGTTGGATGATCATACGATTATTGTCTGTGCCGATTCTGCCACCATGACGCATAAACGGGCTTTAGCCAGAACGGGTGCGGAAATATTGGAATTTCCATCTGATCAACAACATGGCGAATTAATTTTGGCTGAGTTGGGTCGGCGAGGATACAGTAATGTGTTGTTAGAAGGAGGCTCATATGTATTTACTAGTTTTATAAATTTGCGCGCCATTGACGAGTTCTATCTATTTATGGCACCGTATTTGTTCGGTGCATTGCGCTTACCATTTACTTACGCACTGCGGCATCCGGTGCAATTAATCGATCCGGTATTTGAACAACTTGAAGATAATATACTAATTCGTGGTTATGCCCAGTATAAATAA
- a CDS encoding carbohydrate kinase family protein, translating into MKPFDVITIGSAVRDMMFFTDQAETLPNPKNDPTKAALIGFEYGGKIHSDKVHRFYGGGASNTAACFSRLGLRTATCLCVGQDAEGQALVQHLQSIGVSTQYVQSNKQLNTGLSFLVVETKTNEHVAFVNYGANDELELPPTILKHLPNWFYVSSLSSRHWPTIMRTLTKMQTPIAWNPGAIQLADRRTLLPLLKHIAVLILNRDEAIELYQAEASTAQLAKALHLLGPHLVVVTDSKRGACVFDGQTLYHDKPKLTKPKDTTGAGDAFGSSFIAGLIKCNGNIKTALRLAILNATGEVSHIGAQNGLLTWNQIRQKL; encoded by the coding sequence ATGAAACCATTTGATGTAATAACCATCGGCAGCGCAGTACGAGACATGATGTTTTTTACTGACCAGGCGGAAACGTTGCCGAATCCAAAGAATGATCCAACCAAAGCAGCGCTGATTGGGTTTGAGTATGGGGGTAAAATTCATAGTGATAAAGTACACCGGTTTTATGGTGGCGGAGCTTCGAATACCGCGGCTTGTTTTTCCAGATTGGGTTTGCGCACCGCTACCTGTTTGTGTGTGGGGCAAGATGCGGAAGGGCAGGCTTTGGTGCAACATCTACAATCGATTGGTGTAAGCACTCAATATGTTCAATCTAATAAGCAATTAAATACCGGGCTATCCTTTTTGGTAGTAGAAACTAAAACCAACGAACATGTGGCGTTTGTTAATTACGGGGCTAATGATGAATTGGAGTTACCACCCACCATATTAAAACATTTACCAAACTGGTTTTATGTCTCGTCGTTAAGTTCCAGACACTGGCCAACTATCATGCGGACATTAACAAAAATGCAGACACCAATTGCCTGGAATCCGGGCGCGATTCAATTAGCTGACCGCCGGACATTATTACCTTTATTAAAGCATATTGCTGTATTGATTTTAAATCGAGATGAAGCCATTGAGTTATATCAAGCTGAAGCTAGTACAGCGCAACTAGCTAAAGCCTTACATTTATTAGGGCCACATTTAGTGGTGGTAACTGATAGTAAACGGGGTGCTTGTGTATTTGATGGCCAAACGTTATATCATGACAAACCAAAACTAACCAAACCAAAAGATACCACCGGCGCCGGTGATGCTTTCGGGTCTAGTTTTATTGCTGGCTTAATAAAGTGTAACGGAAATATTAAAACTGCATTACGGTTGGCAATTTTAAATGCCACCGGTGAGGTATCACACATCGGTGCACAAAATGGTTTATTGACATGGAATCAAATACGCCAGAAGCTATAA